The Cyclobacteriaceae bacterium DNA segment TGCCTCGCAGGAAATCGGCTCGGAAGGAAAAACCAAAGTTGACATCGGCAAAGAGATTACCGGGGTACTGGCGCTTTCAGCCGTTAAAGAATCCAGCCATGTGGGATTGATCTGTTACTCTGATCAACGTGAACTTTACATCAAACCAACCAAAGGCATTTCACAGGCTTACCAGATCATTAGTGGAATTGTTTCGTTGAAGCCAGCTTCCCTCAAAACCAACCTAAACCGAGCCCTTGCTTTTGCCTTAAACACCATCAAGCGCAGAAGTGTAGTCATCCTCATTTCCGATTTCATAGACGAAGATTATGAAAAGAACCTGAAGGCGTTGGCCCGGAGGCACGACCTGGTGATTATTCACATCAGCGACAAGCGCGAAACCCGCTTGCCCAAACTGGGGATTATACCTGTACAAGATAAGGAGAGCGGAAAAACCTTGTGGATAAATACTTCGTTCGGAGATTTCCGGGAAAAGATCAGCCACCGGCTGGATGACCGGAAAGCAACCCTATCTTCCTTTTGCAAAAAACACCAAATCAATTTTATTTCGCTGGATACGGACGAAGACTTTGTACCCAAACTTCTACGTCTGTTTAAAGTGAGAAACCGAAACGTAAAAACAACCTGAGGAAATGATGCGTGCGTGTGTGTTGAAAGGTTGCCTTACTGTTCTCATGTTCATCAGCCTGAGTGTTTCCTACGCGCAAGTAAAAGTATCAGGTGGGTTTATTCAAGACAGCACTAAAATTGGTATACCCTTCAACTATTATTTAACCGCACGCTACCCCAGCAACCTGCAAGTTCTGTTTCCGGATTCGACCTGGAAGTTTGAAGAATTTGAATTCAGTCAAAAAAAATATTTTCCTACCGTTACCCAGCAAGGTGAAAGTTATGACAGCGCGGTGTATACCTTGCTAACGTTTGAAGTTGATGAGATGCAATACCTGGCTTTACCGGTATTTCAATTACAGAAGGCGGATTGCACGTATCACATTCCTCCCCGCGACAGCATTGTGTTGAGCTTATTGGTAACCGAACCTATACCCGATTCGTTAAGCGCTCAGGATTTACCACTGAAAACCAACACAGAGTATCAACGGGTATTCTTCCTGTTTAACTATCCCATTCTGTTGATTGTACTTGTATCGTTGCTTGTTGTCGCTATCGCTGTCTGGTTAATTTTTGGAAAACGTATTCGAAAACATTTCAAACTCAAGCGACTGAACGGCAATCATCAGAAATTTTTACAAACATTCTCAGCATACATACAGCAACTTCAAGCGCAGTTCAGCCCGGAGCAAACCGAACGCGCGCTTTTTCTGTGGAAAAAGTATATTGAAAACTTAGACGGAAAGCCGTACACAAAACTGACTACCCGAGAAACACTTATGCTGGAGACGGATACACGGTTGCGTGAATCCCTTCCTTTATTGGACAAAGCTATTTATGGGCACAACAGCCTGGTGCTTGAACCACTCAATCAATTGAAAACATTGGCCGAAGAAAAATTTGGAAAGAAAGTAGAAGAAATCAGCCATGGATAGCGCGGAACAAATATCGGAAGTGTGGTATTCGCTGGAGTGGTTTAGCTGGTCAACCCTGCAATCGTTTAGTTGGGAAAGACCACAGTTTCTGTATGCCATAGCCGCATTACCACTCTTGTTGCTCATACGCTGGCTGTGGCGCTACAAGTTCAATCAAAAATTGCCGGTTGCCTTAACGCAAAAAGATCTGAAATCGTCCACATTGAATTTAGTTCGGCTTATACCCGATATACTTTTTCTGCTCATGCTTGCTCTATTGCTGGTGGCGCTGGCCCGGCCACAACGCACGAATGAAAAAGTGGATCAATGGACAGAAGGGATTGATATCATGTTAGCAGTAGATATTTCGCAATCCATGCAAATATCCGACTTCACACCCAACCGACTTGAAGCCGCCAAAGAGGTAGCCATAGACTTTATTGATGGTCGCATCCAGGACCGGATTGGATTGGTGGTGTTCTCCGGAGATGCCTTTTCACTCGCCCCATTAACAACCGATTATAATTTATTGAAGTCGTACATCAGAGAAATTGACTTTTCCATGATTGAAAACCGGGGTACTGCCATTGGCAGCGCCATAGGTGTAGTGACCAACCGGATGCGTGAATCGACTGCCCAATCGAAGGTGTGTATTTTATTAAGTGATGGTGACAATACAGCCGGTAACATTGATCCGATTACGGCCGCTGAACTGGCTGCAGCGTATGGAATAAAAATGTACACCATTGTTGTCGGGAAGGAAGGCATGGTTCCGTACGGAAAAGATTTCTTCGGTCGGCCGAACATGATTGAAAATACGGTGGACGAGACCACCATGCGAAAAATTGCTGAAATTGGAGAGGGCGAATTTTTCCGCGTAAGCGACAACCAGGCGCTACAGCAAGTGTTCGATAAAATTGATCAGTACGAAAAAGCGGAAATCAAAGAAACGCGCTTTAAAGACACTGCGGATTATTACTACCACTACCTCACCTGGGGAATTGTATTGCTGTTGCTCTGGCTCTTCACAAAATCCACCTTCATCAGCAATGTATTGCAGGATTAATGAAAGTTGAAGTTATCGGCATAAAGCAATAATCGCCCTGCAAAAATCAACATCACCACACCCAATATAAGATTCATCACGCGTACCAAACGGGGTGTCATTACCGTGCGAAGCTTATCGGCCAGTTTGGCTTTGATGATATCGGTTAGCAAAACGGTAGCTACAATGGCACTAAAAAAAGTGACTACCTGGGTTGTTGTGGTGTAACCAAATTCACCAGTTGCCACACTCACCGTCCCCAACCAAAAAATCAACACCATCGGGCTTAGCCCATTAATGATAAACCCTTTGGAAATGAGGCGCCATGGACTTGTGGACTTGATATTAACCGATTTGAAATCCAGAATTCTCCGACTTTTTATAAACAAATAATAAACTCCAAAGGCAAAAAGTATGATACCACCGAAATACGCCATGTATCGCTGATTATCGCCATTGCTGAATACTTGTGATAGTCCCATGTAGGCAAGGAAAATATAAAGTGCATCACTCAGGGAAACACCAACGGCAACCAGTACACCGCTCAGAAATCCGCGTTCAATGCTGGTTTGAATGATGGAGAAAAAAACGGGACCAATGAGCAGGGCCAGTACCAGTCCGGAAACAATACCTTTAAGGACGATTTCCATTTACATGATTTTCGATAAAGGCTTGCCAGTCTTCCAACTGACTGCGTTTCATTACCCTTGGAAATTTATTCTGTCCTCCAACCTTTCCTTTTGATTTCATCCACTCGTAGAATGTGTTCACTGGAAGTACATCCACATAAACATCCTTCAATGCGGCACTGCGCTCCACGGCATAATCATCATTTAATACCTTAAGGTGTGCATCAATTCTTTCACGCAAAATCTGATTGTCTACGTTGTCATCTGTACCTACAAACCAGTGGTGCGCGAATAAGGAGCCATGAGGAATACCAGCAACGGTAAACTCAGGCACATCAATATTCAATTCATTTGAAGCAAGCTCAATGGCCTTGTTCATGTTATCCACTGAAAGGTGTTCACCACACAGGCTGAGAAAATGCTTGGTACGACCGGTAATCACGATCTCGGATTCTTCCAATGAAACAAATTTTATCACATCACCGATCAGGTAGCGCCACGCACCCGAACAGGTTGATAACAAAATAGCATACTCCTTACCCTCCTCCACTTCGTCAATCATCAGCGGTTTTACATTGGGTTTTACTTCGCCATTCTCATCAAAATTGCTATCGGTAAAAGGAATGAATTCGTAAAAAATACCATTGTTCAATACCAGTCGCATGGAGCGTCTGTTTGGGTAAGCTTGAAAGGCGATAAAGCCTTCAGAAGCCAGATAGGTTTCAATGTAGTGAATGGGCTTACCCAATAATTTTTCGAATCCCTTTCGATATGGATCGAAGGAGACACCGCCATGCACATACACTTTCAGGTTAGGCCAAATTTCATGTATGTGCTTTACCTTGTAATGATCAATAATTTTTTCCATCAGGATTTGTAACCACGCTGGCACGCCCACAATAATCCCGATGTCCCACTCATGCGCCTTATGCGTTATCTCATCCAGCTTCGCCTCCCAGTTGCGCGTTTTGGCAATGCGCTTACCGGGTTTGTAAAAGTGTTGAAACCAAAAAGGAAGTTTTGCGGCTTGAATACCACTCAGATCACCTTCAAAATAATTTCCGATTTTATTCAAGTGTGTACTACCTCCGAGCATGAGAATACCAGACGTAAAAAAATCATCGGGCAAATCATATTTCGATAAGGTAAGTATCTGACGAATGCTGGTCTTCTGAATGGCCTTCGTCATGTCTTTGGTTACCGGTATGTGCTTGGATGACGCTTCAGAAGTACCTGAACTCAGCGCAAAATATTTTACACGACCTGGCCAGCAAATATTTTTACCGCCTTGCAGTGCCAACTTCCACCACTCGTTATAAATTTTATTATAGCTATGAACCGGAACACGTTCGGAGAAGGCGTGGTAGAAGCTCTTGTTTCCTTTTCGGAATTCCTTGAGGATGTCAGCAAAATTGTAATGTTTACCAAACTCGGTTTGATCCGCCTCAATGAGCAGCTCCTTCAACTCCTTCTTCTGCAAATCGAAAGGCGAAGAGTATTCCTGCTCCATCATCTCGCGGATGCGGATTCCTTTTTTGAGCAATGTGCCGATTATCGCCATCGTGAAGTGTTTATGTTTTACCTTTGCCGGTAAAGGCACCAAAAATAACGAATGACGATCAAAAATAACATAGTCCGGTATACGCAAAACCTGCCTCCCGGTTGTACACTCATCGCAGTGAGTAAAACGCAACCCCCTGAAAAAATACAGGAGGCTTATGATGCCGGACAGCGAGCCTTCGGGGAAAATAAAGCACAGGAAATGGCCCGCAAACACGAGCAACTTCCGCGTGACATTCAGTGGCACATGATCGGCCACCTGCAAACCAATAAGGTAAAGTACATTGCGCCATTTGTACACCTGATCCATTCGGTAGATTCGCTGAAGCTTTTAACCGAAATTGACAAGCAAGCCAAAAAAAATAACCGGGTAATTGCGTGCCTGTTACAGGTTCATATTGCTGAGGAAGAATCGAAATTTGGTTTCTCGGCAGAAGAGATTCACGAACTTCTAAAAAGTGAAGAACTGAAAAGTCTGAATCACATCCGCATTACCGGACTGATGGGCATGGCCACCTTTACCGAAAACATGGAGCAGGTACGGAAAGAATTCCATTCGCTCAATCATTTGTTTACGACACTTAAAAATAAACCTTTACCCAAACAAGTGGTGATGCAGGAATTGTCGATGGGCATGAGTGGCGATTACCAAATTGCCATTGAAGAAGGCAGTACGATGATACGCATCGGTACCGCTATTTTTGGAGAACGTAATTATGCTTCGGCATCCTCTACCCAGCAATAAAAAATATGAATACAAAAAACACATTGATTACAGGTGCACTTATGGGATTGTTGGGCGTTGCGCTCGGAGCTTTTGGAGCACATGCGTTAAAACCCATGCTTATTGAAACGGGACGGTTAGATACTTTTGAACTGG contains these protein-coding regions:
- a CDS encoding DUF58 domain-containing protein is translated as MKTLLKKLRKYEIQIRKAINSQMQGDFRSVFKGTGLEFDDVRPYQYGDDIRTIDWNVSAKGHGTFVKTFREEKEQTVFFILDVSASQEIGSEGKTKVDIGKEITGVLALSAVKESSHVGLICYSDQRELYIKPTKGISQAYQIISGIVSLKPASLKTNLNRALAFALNTIKRRSVVILISDFIDEDYEKNLKALARRHDLVIIHISDKRETRLPKLGIIPVQDKESGKTLWINTSFGDFREKISHRLDDRKATLSSFCKKHQINFISLDTDEDFVPKLLRLFKVRNRNVKTT
- a CDS encoding VWA domain-containing protein, encoding MDSAEQISEVWYSLEWFSWSTLQSFSWERPQFLYAIAALPLLLLIRWLWRYKFNQKLPVALTQKDLKSSTLNLVRLIPDILFLLMLALLLVALARPQRTNEKVDQWTEGIDIMLAVDISQSMQISDFTPNRLEAAKEVAIDFIDGRIQDRIGLVVFSGDAFSLAPLTTDYNLLKSYIREIDFSMIENRGTAIGSAIGVVTNRMRESTAQSKVCILLSDGDNTAGNIDPITAAELAAAYGIKMYTIVVGKEGMVPYGKDFFGRPNMIENTVDETTMRKIAEIGEGEFFRVSDNQALQQVFDKIDQYEKAEIKETRFKDTADYYYHYLTWGIVLLLLWLFTKSTFISNVLQD
- a CDS encoding LysE family transporter is translated as MEIVLKGIVSGLVLALLIGPVFFSIIQTSIERGFLSGVLVAVGVSLSDALYIFLAYMGLSQVFSNGDNQRYMAYFGGIILFAFGVYYLFIKSRRILDFKSVNIKSTSPWRLISKGFIINGLSPMVLIFWLGTVSVATGEFGYTTTTQVVTFFSAIVATVLLTDIIKAKLADKLRTVMTPRLVRVMNLILGVVMLIFAGRLLLYADNFNFH
- a CDS encoding GH3 auxin-responsive promoter family protein, which codes for MAIIGTLLKKGIRIREMMEQEYSSPFDLQKKELKELLIEADQTEFGKHYNFADILKEFRKGNKSFYHAFSERVPVHSYNKIYNEWWKLALQGGKNICWPGRVKYFALSSGTSEASSKHIPVTKDMTKAIQKTSIRQILTLSKYDLPDDFFTSGILMLGGSTHLNKIGNYFEGDLSGIQAAKLPFWFQHFYKPGKRIAKTRNWEAKLDEITHKAHEWDIGIIVGVPAWLQILMEKIIDHYKVKHIHEIWPNLKVYVHGGVSFDPYRKGFEKLLGKPIHYIETYLASEGFIAFQAYPNRRSMRLVLNNGIFYEFIPFTDSNFDENGEVKPNVKPLMIDEVEEGKEYAILLSTCSGAWRYLIGDVIKFVSLEESEIVITGRTKHFLSLCGEHLSVDNMNKAIELASNELNIDVPEFTVAGIPHGSLFAHHWFVGTDDNVDNQILRERIDAHLKVLNDDYAVERSAALKDVYVDVLPVNTFYEWMKSKGKVGGQNKFPRVMKRSQLEDWQAFIENHVNGNRP
- a CDS encoding YggS family pyridoxal phosphate-dependent enzyme, producing MTIKNNIVRYTQNLPPGCTLIAVSKTQPPEKIQEAYDAGQRAFGENKAQEMARKHEQLPRDIQWHMIGHLQTNKVKYIAPFVHLIHSVDSLKLLTEIDKQAKKNNRVIACLLQVHIAEEESKFGFSAEEIHELLKSEELKSLNHIRITGLMGMATFTENMEQVRKEFHSLNHLFTTLKNKPLPKQVVMQELSMGMSGDYQIAIEEGSTMIRIGTAIFGERNYASASSTQQ